Sequence from the Candidatus Paceibacterota bacterium genome:
TGGTTAGTGGAATCCAAATTAGTCGAACCGACACTTCGGCTACTGTCACTTGGCAGACGAGTGAAAACGCGGTCTCTACTTTAGCTTGGGGTGAGACTTTGACTTACGAGCTCGGCAGTTTATCCGAGCAGACTTCGAGTTTGAATCATAATTTTACAATTCCTAATCTGGTCGCCGGCAAGACTTATTACTTCAGATTTACTTCAGTTGACTCCAATAATAACCGAGCTGGTCTCGAGGGCGCCTCACTGGTCGCCACTCCATCGCTAGACATTACTCCGCCAGCCAACCCACAGGATGTTACGATTTCGGCCGAGGGCAAAGCCGTCAGGCTCAATTGGCAAAACCCGACTGATACGGATTTTAGTGATGTTGTAGTTGTCAGATCGGAGGAATTTTATCCAGCCGGGCCGACTGACGGCATTTTGATTTATCGGGGCAATGGCGGTTCTGTGGTTGATCAGAACATTGACATCGATACAAATTATTTCTACTCAATTTTCTCTCAAGATTCTGCCGGCAATTATTCTTCAGGAGTTCTGATTTCCGGCCGGATTGAGATTCAGGGCGTGGCACCGGTTGTGGTTGTGCCAGATGTCTTCGATTCAATTCCTAAAGCTACCGAAGTCGATCCAAGATTCAATCAGGTCACTTTCGACGACTTCAAGATTATTCAAGGTAATCGCCTGATTAATGCTGGTACTAACGGGTTCGCAATCAATGGTTCGGTACCGTTTAAAATGGTAGTTAACTACGAAACTTTGCCGGAAGTTCTAAAAACTATTCTAGTCACAGTCCAAAACGCCGAAATCCCCGACCGACAGTTTTCTTTCATGCTTCGGGTAAATCGCGGGCTTACCGCTTACGAATCTTCGGTTGAGGCTTTGGGTGAGGCGGGGACTTATAAAGTGCGGATTGCGATTATCGATCATGATAATCAGGCCATCAAAGTAATTGACGGGAAAGTGAACGCCTCGTATCCATTTTCCAGATTTGTCTCCGATCAGCTCGGTGCCACCATCCATAAAGTTTGGCCAAACATTTCCTTGAATGAGGCTGGAATCGTGATTTTGATCATGATTTTCTTGGTTGGTCTGGGGAGAATGCTTCTCATCATTGCTTAAAAAATGAACTTGCTTGCTTTTACAAAGAAAAAGTTTTTCAAAAAAATCGCCGGTGTTTTGGCGATGGCAAGTATTATTTCTCTGACCGCAACTTCGGCCTTCGGTTTTGTCCTAGTACCGGAAGCTGTTGCGGCCATCAATCAGCAGATTAACTACCAAGGCAAACTCACCGATTCGGCCGGCACGGCCGTCACCGATGGCACCTATGCAATGTCTTTTTCTCTTTATACGGCGTCAGCCGGCGGAACGGCTCTTTGGACCGAAGCTTTGACGGGTGCAAACGAAGTGACGGTGACCGGCGGTCTCTTCAGCGTGATGCTTGGCTCGACTACTCCGCTTACGGGCGTGGATTTTAACCAGACTCTTTATTTAGGAGTGACGATTGAGAGTGACTCTGAAATGTCTCCACGAAAAATCTTAGGCGCGGTGCCTTCGGCAATCGAGTCGGTCAAACTTGGCGGCTTAAATTCTGCCCAGTTCTTAAGATCGGATGCCACCAATTCCACCTCAACCGCTTCGACTTTCTTGACTATAAACCAAACTGGCGCTGGTAATGTTTTGGATATTACAAACGGCGCGACAAATATTTTTAATGTTTTAAGTACTGGCAACATCGGCATCGGCACCACCTCACCCGGCCAGAAACTTTCAGTAGCGGGGGACATCCTTGGCAACAATATTATCGGCTCATATTTCACCGGCACCACTACCGCCACTTCAACTTTTGCAGGCGGTTTAAGTGTCTTGGCAATTAATCAAACCGGTGCCGCCACTTCAACTTTTGCCAATGGCCTTAACCTGGCTTCCGGTTGTTTCTCAATTAATGGCGCCTGTGTGGGTGGTGCTTCATCACAATGGACGACTTCAGGTTCAGATATCTATTACACCGCTGGCAATGTTGGGATTGGGACGACTTCTCCGTACACTGCTTTAGCTGTGGCCGGTTCAACCGGAGTCTTGGCCAACATTTTCACCGCAACTTCAACTACTGCCACCTCCACCTTCTCTGGTCTAGTCGATATTTCCCGCAATCTTGTCGTTGGTGGTTTCTCATCAGCCTCGACATTTAACGCTACCTCCACCACCGCAACTTCAACTTTCGCCGGAGGTCTTTCAGTTGCCGGCTCCTCGGGTCTCACGGTTTTGCAAAATGGGAATGTCGGGGTGGGGACGGCGACGCCGGGAAATTTACTGGAGGTGGCGGATTTGATTTCTTTTGATAGTGCTGATTTAAGAACACAAATTGGTTATCAAGCAGGTAAATATGACTTAGGACAATATAATACGTGGTTAGGGTATCAAGCTGGTTCAGCTGATAATGCTACAGGCAAAACCAACGCAGCTGATTATAATGTTGGTATTGGATATCAGGCTCTCTATAAAAACACTACAGGTCACCATGACACTGCTAACGGTTATCTTTCCCTCAATAGCAACACCTCGGGCTATCAAAACACAGCTCTTGGTTATTCCGCTCTTGTTAGTAATAACACGGGTTATCGAAATACTGCTGTCGGAAATCAATCTCTCAACTCCAACACTTCAGGTCACAGCAACACTGCGGATGGTGCCTTCG
This genomic interval carries:
- a CDS encoding fibronectin type III domain-containing protein is translated as METGSYIIILFLLFVVLSLVLVPSAFAAVMQSATYQIQSDSLNIGGTENSSSASYKVSDTVGETGTGLLSSALYILKAGYRQVAAAVSGGSGGGDSTTATTAVGANGPHGDVNGNWLPALLVSGIQISRTDTSATVTWQTSENAVSTLAWGETLTYELGSLSEQTSSLNHNFTIPNLVAGKTYYFRFTSVDSNNNRAGLEGASLVATPSLDITPPANPQDVTISAEGKAVRLNWQNPTDTDFSDVVVVRSEEFYPAGPTDGILIYRGNGGSVVDQNIDIDTNYFYSIFSQDSAGNYSSGVLISGRIEIQGVAPVVVVPDVFDSIPKATEVDPRFNQVTFDDFKIIQGNRLINAGTNGFAINGSVPFKMVVNYETLPEVLKTILVTVQNAEIPDRQFSFMLRVNRGLTAYESSVEALGEAGTYKVRIAIIDHDNQAIKVIDGKVNASYPFSRFVSDQLGATIHKVWPNISLNEAGIVILIMIFLVGLGRMLLIIA